One Alkaliphilus sp. B6464 genomic window carries:
- a CDS encoding aspartyl-phosphate phosphatase Spo0E family protein: MCNKNKLIELINEIEIVKVELHDLICKKQYNLTDSEVVKLSELLDQLLSQYHNIK, translated from the coding sequence TTGTGTAACAAAAATAAATTGATAGAATTAATCAATGAAATAGAAATTGTTAAGGTTGAACTACATGACTTGATATGTAAAAAACAATACAATCTCACTGACTCAGAGGTAGTTAAACTGAGCGAATTACTTGATCAACTTTTGTCTCAGTATCACAACATAAAATAA
- a CDS encoding DUF3793 family protein: protein MLECNKNCLFFNQDQNDGFEKWIVQLLGPVLLGEKPAEIVSFPKKDNLELRRIKDIFSKCNKVSYKEFVAFNGCKKILFYNSKLLDSTLLDLRNLVFLKKLGYGEEYSLDNYLGHLINKMEEDSIPHEIGVFLGYPLKDVIGFMGHPSLKLTKINGWNVYGDSRLSDEKYIKFNNAKQQIRRMLEKSSPEMIVQSA, encoded by the coding sequence ATGTTAGAGTGTAATAAAAATTGCTTGTTTTTTAATCAAGATCAGAACGATGGATTTGAAAAGTGGATCGTTCAACTGCTAGGACCTGTTTTATTAGGAGAGAAACCTGCAGAAATTGTTAGTTTTCCTAAAAAAGATAATTTAGAACTTAGGAGAATTAAAGATATTTTTAGTAAGTGTAATAAAGTATCCTATAAGGAATTTGTAGCTTTTAATGGATGCAAAAAGATACTATTTTATAATAGTAAGCTATTAGATTCGACCTTGTTGGATTTAAGGAACTTAGTGTTTTTAAAAAAGTTGGGATATGGAGAGGAATATTCTTTAGACAACTATTTAGGACATTTAATAAACAAAATGGAAGAAGATAGCATACCTCATGAAATTGGTGTTTTTTTAGGATATCCTTTAAAAGATGTTATCGGATTTATGGGTCATCCTTCTTTAAAACTTACTAAAATAAATGGTTGGAATGTATATGGAGATAGCAGGTTATCTGATGAAAAATACATAAAATTTAATAATGCAAAACAACAAATACGTAGGATGTTAGAAAAAAGCTCACCTGAAATGATTGTACAGTCAGCATAA
- the feoB gene encoding ferrous iron transport protein B, with product MKIALAGNPNSGKTTLYNAITGKAESVGNWPGVTVAKKESDLKKKYNPNGIDVRIVDLPGTYSISPFTGEEAITRDFILGEEPDVIINIVDGANVSRSLFFTTQLLELGIPVIIALNKNDIVSKRGDIVDQNALSKALNCKVVATTATSENGLLNLISEAIKLGKEKKPQIEPNFVGKDSKDPDTARQKFVDEIVKKCQVKKRDASQVTFSDKVDRIVAHKWLGLPIFFLIMWAVFSFSIEGLGGYLSEYFNETLFGEIVPDLANGLLEGLGVSPLLQALIVDGAIGGVGAVIGFLPLVMVLFFCLSLLEDCGYMARVAVVMDRFFKKIGLSGKSIIPMIVGSGCAIPGVMATRTIEDVNERRMTTILTPFVPCGAKLPIIALFAAVFFPENIWIGPSMYIIAIGMIVVGGLLLKKIFVWENTSQFIMELPEYKLPSFKYAFLQMIDKAKAFIYKATTIILVCNTLVWFAQAYSWGLRPVEDQSLSILASIGTLIAPILIPLGFVGWQLAAAAITGFIAKENVVATFAVLLAVASEEALHLPGGALTEFFTPVTAFAYLVFNLFTPPCFAAIGAMNSEMGSKKWLFKALAFQFAVGYILAMLVTQVGSLIVYGTPAVGFVPAIIIAAITVIYLIITIRKTDSKRAELGVEV from the coding sequence ATGAAAATAGCATTAGCGGGTAATCCTAATTCAGGGAAAACTACGTTGTATAATGCAATTACAGGGAAGGCTGAGTCTGTAGGAAACTGGCCTGGTGTTACTGTAGCAAAAAAAGAGTCAGATCTTAAAAAAAAGTATAATCCGAATGGAATTGATGTAAGAATTGTTGACCTTCCGGGTACATACTCTATTTCGCCATTTACTGGCGAAGAAGCAATTACTAGAGACTTTATCTTAGGGGAAGAGCCAGATGTAATTATTAATATTGTCGATGGAGCTAACGTTAGTAGAAGTTTATTCTTTACAACTCAGCTTTTGGAATTAGGGATTCCTGTCATTATTGCCCTTAATAAGAATGATATTGTATCTAAAAGAGGAGATATTGTAGATCAAAATGCTTTAAGTAAAGCTTTAAATTGTAAAGTCGTGGCTACTACTGCTACATCAGAAAATGGATTATTAAATTTAATTAGTGAAGCTATTAAACTTGGCAAGGAAAAGAAACCTCAAATTGAACCTAATTTTGTAGGTAAAGATTCCAAAGACCCTGATACCGCACGACAAAAATTTGTGGATGAAATTGTTAAAAAATGTCAAGTTAAAAAAAGAGATGCTAGCCAAGTTACTTTTTCTGATAAAGTTGATAGAATTGTAGCACATAAATGGTTAGGATTACCGATATTTTTCTTGATAATGTGGGCAGTATTCTCATTTTCTATAGAAGGACTTGGTGGATATTTATCAGAGTATTTTAATGAAACCCTATTTGGAGAAATAGTACCAGATTTAGCAAATGGTTTGTTAGAAGGACTGGGAGTTAGTCCGCTTTTGCAAGCTCTTATTGTAGACGGCGCTATTGGCGGGGTCGGAGCTGTTATAGGCTTTTTACCTCTAGTTATGGTATTGTTTTTTTGCCTATCACTACTTGAAGATTGTGGATATATGGCTAGAGTAGCAGTAGTAATGGATCGATTCTTCAAAAAAATCGGATTGTCTGGTAAATCTATTATACCAATGATCGTAGGTTCTGGTTGTGCCATTCCTGGTGTTATGGCAACAAGAACAATTGAAGATGTTAATGAAAGAAGAATGACCACAATTCTTACTCCTTTTGTACCTTGCGGTGCTAAACTTCCAATTATAGCTCTTTTTGCAGCAGTATTTTTCCCGGAAAATATTTGGATTGGACCTAGTATGTATATTATTGCTATTGGAATGATTGTAGTTGGTGGACTTTTATTAAAGAAAATTTTTGTGTGGGAGAATACATCTCAATTTATTATGGAGCTTCCAGAATATAAATTACCTAGTTTTAAATATGCTTTTCTACAAATGATAGATAAAGCAAAGGCTTTTATTTATAAAGCTACAACTATTATACTTGTATGTAATACACTTGTATGGTTTGCACAGGCATATAGTTGGGGACTTAGACCAGTAGAAGACCAAAGCTTAAGTATACTTGCTTCCATTGGAACATTAATTGCTCCTATTTTGATTCCACTTGGATTTGTTGGATGGCAACTTGCGGCAGCCGCAATAACAGGTTTTATTGCAAAAGAAAATGTTGTTGCTACGTTTGCAGTGCTTTTAGCTGTGGCTTCAGAAGAGGCTCTGCATTTACCAGGAGGTGCTTTAACAGAATTTTTTACACCTGTAACAGCATTTGCTTATCTTGTGTTTAATCTATTTACTCCGCCTTGTTTTGCAGCAATTGGAGCTATGAATTCAGAAATGGGTTCTAAAAAATGGTTATTTAAAGCTTTAGCTTTCCAATTTGCTGTGGGATATATTTTAGCTATGTTAGTAACTCAAGTTGGCTCTTTAATAGTGTATGGAACGCCAGCAGTAGGGTTCGTACCAGCTATAATTATAGCTGCTATTACTGTAATTTATCTTATTATAACTATTAGAAAAACGGATTCCAAACGTGCTGAATTAGGAGTTGAGGTATAA
- a CDS encoding FeoB-associated Cys-rich membrane protein encodes MSGNIIVGLIFGGILIFALRKVYNDAKNNKCSCGSSCSDKSKCNKY; translated from the coding sequence ATGTCAGGAAATATAATAGTTGGTTTAATTTTTGGAGGTATTTTAATATTTGCTTTAAGAAAAGTATATAATGACGCTAAAAATAATAAATGTAGTTGTGGAAGTAGTTGTTCCGATAAAAGCAAATGTAACAAATATTAG
- a CDS encoding ABC transporter substrate-binding protein, with translation MKKRMIFVSLFIICIAILILYYSTYIQINAEEKECEVYKIGVLTVTDERLVKVEGMYEGLKQYGFSEDNVDIIIKNASGDVEILDELAQEIMDIGVDAIVTTGTSETAAAKKATMNKEINKEIPVAFIGVGCTVELGFVEGNISTACNITGVDSHYVQLSGKRLEFLKRLVPDTEEVLVLYNPETTPFGPSSEFLYDAAEKLSIQLDIVPVTSQKEVVEVLNEKSDYVDGVMLMCSLLFESMIDSIVEITLENQVPVMGITDRQVEKGILAFYGSTSQNEGIQAARIVANMLKGQDPRIIPIESPEKLELYINVDTARQLGVDIETTKMPFVDHFVHNSER, from the coding sequence ATGAAGAAAAGAATGATATTCGTGTCTTTATTTATAATTTGCATAGCTATCTTGATATTGTATTATTCTACGTATATACAAATAAATGCTGAAGAAAAAGAATGTGAAGTCTATAAAATAGGTGTATTGACCGTTACTGATGAAAGACTAGTTAAAGTAGAAGGGATGTATGAGGGATTAAAACAATACGGTTTCTCAGAGGATAATGTAGATATTATTATAAAGAATGCTTCAGGAGATGTTGAAATCTTAGATGAGCTAGCACAAGAAATAATGGACATTGGAGTAGATGCAATTGTGACTACAGGCACTTCTGAAACTGCTGCAGCAAAAAAAGCTACTATGAACAAGGAAATAAACAAAGAAATTCCAGTAGCATTTATTGGCGTTGGATGTACTGTAGAGCTCGGTTTTGTGGAAGGTAATATTTCTACTGCCTGTAATATTACTGGAGTAGATAGTCATTATGTTCAATTATCAGGAAAACGACTTGAATTTTTAAAAAGGTTAGTTCCAGACACTGAAGAGGTATTAGTCTTATATAATCCAGAAACAACACCATTTGGACCCAGCTCTGAATTTTTATATGATGCTGCCGAAAAATTAAGTATACAATTGGATATTGTTCCTGTAACTAGCCAGAAAGAGGTCGTCGAAGTTTTAAATGAAAAAAGTGATTATGTAGATGGCGTAATGCTAATGTGTAGTTTGTTATTTGAATCTATGATAGATTCGATAGTTGAAATTACTCTTGAAAATCAAGTGCCAGTTATGGGAATTACTGATCGACAGGTGGAGAAAGGCATATTGGCATTTTACGGAAGCACTAGTCAAAATGAAGGGATACAGGCTGCCAGAATAGTGGCGAATATGCTAAAAGGACAAGATCCTAGGATAATACCAATAGAATCTCCAGAGAAGTTAGAACTGTATATTAATGTAGACACAGCTAGGCAATTGGGGGTAGATATTGAAACCACAAAAATGCCGTTTGTAGACCACTTTGTACACAACAGCGAAAGGTAA
- a CDS encoding helix-turn-helix domain-containing protein produces the protein MTFGEKLKALRKEHGYSQEEFAQHLDVSRQAVSKWESDRGTPETEKLLRISTIFGVTLDYLLKDEHTEDNQYNGGYYVSREMIDGFLSYKRQGAKRIAVGVGLIVLSNIFGCVPVYRQVALVFYWVTMALGIAVLVWHIFQPKRYQEIGEKTLLFDDTTIKEFRIEHEKNRKRYALLIILGVIILILSPQITLIAENYFDSDVRNGLSWILHTAWAALFILSGLALRAENVIAQNAKYISKKNSKGWFAWVYIALPVTVIAVVIGIVTNAWSPIIPIIALFCILLATVCKLLIEGRNSK, from the coding sequence ATGACATTTGGCGAAAAATTAAAAGCTCTTAGAAAAGAGCATGGATATTCACAAGAGGAATTTGCACAGCATTTAGATGTATCGCGCCAAGCCGTGAGTAAATGGGAAAGCGACAGGGGGACACCGGAAACAGAAAAATTATTGCGGATTAGTACAATATTTGGTGTTACTTTAGATTATCTTCTGAAAGATGAACATACAGAGGATAATCAATATAATGGAGGGTATTATGTCAGTCGTGAAATGATAGACGGATTTCTCTCTTATAAACGTCAGGGAGCCAAAAGAATTGCAGTGGGTGTTGGATTGATAGTTCTGTCAAATATCTTCGGTTGTGTTCCTGTTTACAGGCAAGTTGCACTGGTATTCTACTGGGTAACAATGGCATTGGGAATAGCTGTATTGGTATGGCATATTTTTCAGCCTAAACGTTATCAAGAGATAGGGGAAAAAACGCTTTTGTTTGATGACACAACAATCAAAGAGTTTAGGATAGAGCATGAAAAGAATAGAAAAAGATATGCTTTGCTGATAATTCTTGGAGTTATTATCTTAATTCTAAGTCCGCAAATTACCTTGATTGCCGAAAATTATTTTGACAGCGATGTAAGAAATGGATTGTCATGGATTTTGCATACTGCTTGGGCGGCCCTCTTTATCCTGTCAGGGCTTGCACTTCGTGCGGAAAATGTGATTGCACAAAACGCAAAGTATATCTCTAAAAAAAACAGCAAAGGTTGGTTTGCATGGGTCTATATAGCCCTGCCTGTTACTGTAATAGCAGTGGTAATCGGGATAGTTACAAATGCTTGGAGTCCAATTATACCTATAATTGCCTTGTTTTGTATTTTGTTGGCAACAGTATGTAAATTGTTGATAGAGGGGAGAAATTCTAAATGA
- a CDS encoding sigma-54-dependent transcriptional regulator, which produces MRPFRVLLVDDEEKFITLLQQRLTRKGYSVEVSNCSLKALSIIEETEFDVALFDIMMSGMDGLELLEKAKKVQPNLEIIMLTGYATVDTAIEAMKKGAYDYLTKPIKPIELELILQKAIDRKKLQEYSNNLIETIQRTNRKREIIGNSDVMINLKYMIDRVSDSPLPVLILGESGTGKELVANALHYSSCRAHHPFVPINASAIPNQLLESELFGHVKGAFTGAQVNKKGLVELANEGTLFLDEIGDMEASLQVKLLRFLDTGEFRPVGGTVTKKTNVRVVAATNINLEQAIEEGRFREDLYYRLSVVTLSVPPLRDRGRDALLLAEHFLRQSNTKKKLSKETEIFLLNYNFPGNVRELANLIERGILLSKEKEVMPQDFFAGEICGKNNVKSLALEDIEKEHIGQVLDKTGWNKTEAAKILKIGLRTLYRKIEEYELRQ; this is translated from the coding sequence ATGAGACCATTTAGGGTTTTACTAGTAGATGATGAAGAAAAATTTATTACATTATTACAACAAAGGCTAACCAGAAAAGGTTACTCAGTAGAGGTTTCTAATTGTAGTTTAAAAGCACTAAGTATTATTGAGGAGACTGAATTTGATGTGGCTCTGTTTGACATAATGATGAGTGGCATGGATGGATTGGAGTTATTAGAAAAGGCTAAGAAAGTTCAGCCTAATCTGGAAATAATTATGCTTACTGGCTATGCAACTGTAGACACTGCGATTGAAGCAATGAAAAAGGGTGCTTATGATTACTTAACAAAACCAATTAAGCCTATTGAACTGGAGCTAATCTTACAAAAGGCAATAGATAGGAAGAAATTGCAGGAGTATAGTAACAACCTAATTGAAACTATTCAAAGAACAAATAGAAAACGTGAGATAATAGGAAATAGCGATGTTATGATTAATTTGAAGTATATGATTGACAGGGTATCTGATAGTCCATTGCCAGTTCTTATTTTAGGTGAAAGTGGTACGGGAAAAGAGCTGGTTGCCAATGCTTTACATTATAGTAGCTGCCGTGCACATCACCCATTCGTGCCTATAAATGCCAGTGCTATTCCTAATCAATTATTGGAAAGTGAACTATTTGGACATGTAAAGGGAGCTTTTACTGGTGCTCAGGTCAATAAGAAAGGGTTAGTTGAATTAGCAAATGAGGGGACTTTATTCTTAGATGAAATTGGAGATATGGAGGCTTCTCTACAGGTTAAATTGTTAAGGTTTCTAGATACAGGAGAGTTTAGACCAGTAGGTGGAACGGTAACCAAAAAGACAAATGTAAGGGTTGTAGCCGCAACTAATATTAATTTAGAACAAGCGATAGAAGAAGGGCGATTTCGAGAAGATTTATATTATAGATTAAGTGTTGTAACATTAAGCGTTCCTCCACTACGGGATAGAGGGAGAGATGCCTTATTATTAGCTGAACATTTCTTAAGACAGAGTAATACTAAGAAAAAGTTAAGTAAAGAAACAGAAATATTTTTATTGAACTATAATTTTCCTGGTAATGTAAGGGAGTTAGCAAATTTGATTGAGAGAGGAATTCTACTATCAAAGGAAAAAGAGGTAATGCCTCAAGATTTTTTCGCTGGAGAAATTTGTGGTAAAAATAATGTTAAAAGTCTAGCTTTAGAGGATATAGAGAAGGAGCATATAGGTCAAGTTCTTGATAAAACAGGATGGAATAAAACTGAAGCGGCAAAAATATTAAAGATTGGATTAAGGACCTTATATAGGAAAATTGAGGAATATGAACTACGACAATAA
- a CDS encoding sensor histidine kinase, with product MKKQTRSYWYNSIKLRLMLMMIIISIIPLLFLGFYNMKIIKKEVEASIHKQHALTASRVSYAVSDLVKTLQTSLETISLTNSEVFDGDDVKQKENLLYSVLKNFPHLEEIVMVSSHGEEVVKVSKRYAISSKDLKLMPEEVQFQKLKQGKFFIGSPKIDIDNQIVFDLGVPVGGINEDFRGGFIAKISLRQVMQEISSIEISDGSYIMLVDEKGELIGHSDYSQVLRRQDVFKSKGVGNLLKSKTDDGSHFKTLEFNPITYKSYTGEDVLGVYGLIPMVGWGVVVEQPLVNAYATLSTMLSQLNLVLFLIILTITSLGLFFIFQFIRPVEELAAGVASVKRGDLDYQIPKQSNDELGLVIEAFNEMIGEIKKKRDNEKVAIQAEKRAAVGVLAAGVAHEINNPMNNLGFYADDLLERLETENIDELKEEGVFKEYLLSIREQIHRCTDITQSLLNYSREVKSQDKEVYIPHIVNEVLKLVKYPINKQNIEVDLQWQEPLPYVFVDESQLQQVILNLVTNALDAMSGGGVLTIRLIYEGKLIGIEVVDTGEGILEQNLKHVFDPFYTTKPVGKGTGLGLAISQVIVERMGGIISLENNKEVGIKANVWLPIAAEVIKNETI from the coding sequence ATGAAAAAACAAACTAGAAGTTATTGGTATAATAGCATCAAATTAAGACTGATGCTTATGATGATAATTATTTCCATAATTCCTTTATTATTCTTAGGTTTTTATAATATGAAAATTATCAAAAAAGAGGTAGAAGCATCTATTCACAAGCAGCATGCTTTAACTGCATCTAGAGTTTCCTATGCAGTTTCTGATTTGGTCAAAACTTTACAAACGTCTCTAGAAACTATTTCTCTAACTAATTCTGAAGTCTTTGATGGAGATGATGTAAAACAAAAGGAAAATCTTCTTTATAGTGTATTAAAAAACTTTCCACATTTAGAGGAAATTGTAATGGTATCATCTCATGGTGAGGAAGTAGTAAAGGTTTCAAAGAGATATGCTATTTCTTCTAAAGACCTAAAATTAATGCCTGAGGAAGTTCAGTTTCAAAAACTTAAACAAGGAAAATTTTTTATCGGAAGTCCTAAAATAGATATAGATAATCAAATTGTTTTTGATTTAGGAGTACCTGTTGGAGGCATTAATGAAGATTTTAGAGGAGGATTTATTGCTAAAATTAGTTTAAGACAAGTAATGCAGGAAATATCATCTATAGAGATTTCAGATGGAAGTTATATTATGTTGGTTGATGAAAAAGGAGAATTAATAGGACATTCTGACTATAGTCAGGTGTTGAGAAGACAGGATGTATTTAAAAGCAAGGGAGTAGGAAATTTACTAAAAAGTAAAACTGATGATGGAAGTCATTTTAAAACGCTGGAATTTAATCCAATAACCTATAAGTCTTATACAGGGGAAGATGTTTTAGGTGTGTATGGATTAATCCCAATGGTTGGTTGGGGTGTAGTAGTAGAACAACCTCTAGTAAACGCCTATGCTACCCTTAGTACAATGCTTTCTCAACTAAATTTGGTTTTGTTTCTTATTATTCTCACAATTACAAGTTTAGGACTATTTTTTATATTTCAATTTATTAGGCCGGTAGAGGAATTAGCTGCAGGTGTAGCTTCTGTTAAAAGAGGAGATTTAGATTATCAAATTCCTAAACAGTCAAATGATGAATTAGGATTAGTAATAGAGGCATTTAATGAAATGATTGGGGAAATTAAGAAAAAGCGTGATAATGAAAAAGTAGCAATCCAAGCTGAAAAAAGAGCTGCTGTAGGAGTTTTAGCCGCTGGTGTAGCCCATGAAATTAATAACCCTATGAACAATTTAGGGTTTTATGCTGATGATTTATTAGAACGTTTAGAAACAGAAAATATAGATGAGCTTAAAGAAGAAGGGGTATTTAAGGAATATTTACTAAGCATAAGAGAACAAATACACCGATGTACGGATATAACTCAAAGTTTGTTAAACTATTCTAGGGAAGTAAAATCACAGGACAAAGAAGTCTATATTCCTCATATAGTGAATGAAGTATTAAAGTTAGTTAAATACCCTATTAATAAACAAAATATAGAAGTAGATTTACAATGGCAGGAGCCCTTACCTTATGTTTTTGTAGATGAATCCCAGTTACAGCAAGTTATATTAAATTTAGTTACTAATGCTTTGGATGCAATGTCTGGTGGAGGTGTGTTAACCATTAGGCTAATATATGAAGGAAAATTAATTGGTATAGAAGTAGTTGACACAGGAGAAGGAATTTTAGAGCAAAATTTAAAGCATGTTTTCGATCCGTTTTATACTACTAAACCTGTTGGGAAAGGTACGGGTCTAGGTCTTGCCATTAGTCAAGTTATTGTAGAAAGAATGGGAGGCATTATTAGTTTGGAAAACAACAAAGAAGTAGGTATAAAGGCCAATGTTTGGTTACCGATAGCAGCCGAGGTGATAAAAAATGAGACCATTTAG
- a CDS encoding FeoA family protein: MLLSKAKIGQTFNIKQVEGKENIKKFLFTLGCFEGEEITLISKLAGNYIVNIKDSRYALDEKMAKSIVLEA, translated from the coding sequence ATGTTATTATCAAAAGCAAAGATCGGCCAGACATTTAATATTAAACAAGTTGAAGGTAAAGAAAATATAAAAAAGTTTCTTTTTACTTTGGGATGTTTTGAAGGGGAAGAGATTACTCTTATTTCCAAACTTGCAGGTAATTATATAGTTAATATTAAAGACAGTAGATATGCACTTGATGAAAAAATGGCAAAATCTATTGTGTTAGAAGCATAA
- a CDS encoding flavodoxin, translated as MKKVTVIYWSGTGNTDKMAEAIAEGAKVEGIDVILKNVSEASSEDIFDADAVALGCPSMGAEELEDSEMEPFVESLNNDKIKGKPVVLFGSYDWGDGEWMRNWEERMKGYGANVIAEGLIINLTPEEDGLNKCKQLGENLARY; from the coding sequence ATGAAAAAAGTAACTGTTATTTATTGGAGTGGTACAGGTAATACTGACAAAATGGCTGAGGCAATTGCAGAAGGTGCTAAAGTAGAGGGCATAGATGTAATCTTAAAGAATGTTAGCGAAGCATCTTCAGAAGATATTTTCGATGCAGATGCTGTAGCTTTAGGATGCCCATCTATGGGAGCAGAAGAGTTAGAAGATAGTGAAATGGAACCATTTGTAGAATCATTAAATAATGACAAAATTAAAGGAAAGCCCGTTGTTCTTTTTGGTTCCTATGACTGGGGAGATGGAGAATGGATGAGAAATTGGGAAGAAAGAATGAAGGGATATGGAGCTAATGTAATAGCGGAAGGACTTATTATTAACTTAACTCCAGAAGAAGACGGATTGAACAAGTGCAAGCAGTTAGGAGAAAACTTAGCTAGATATTAG